From a region of the Trichoderma atroviride chromosome 6, complete sequence genome:
- a CDS encoding uncharacterized protein (TransMembrane:1 (i88-105o)), with protein MGGWTAAGAGKVSGAGEKTATRGYARGPENFTRPAMHAKGRKVEVQSKPGAWLNGPLSSGSRGSVDISSAASASCTLPRRSLARFRRVFWSSSFLPGLALLRIPWPS; from the coding sequence ATGGGCGGCTGGACAGCGGCCGGGGCTGGCAAGGTGTCTGGCGCGGGGGAAAAGACAGCAACGCGAGGCTACGCGAGAGGTCCTGAAAATTTCACGCGGCCAGCCATGCATGCCAAGGGGCGCAAGGTAGAGGTACAAAGCAAGCCGGGTGCCTGGCTCAACGGTCCTTTGTCCTCTGGGTCTCGGGGGAGTGTCGATATCTcgtctgctgcatctgcatcgtgCACCCTCCCCCGGCGCAGCCTTGCTCGCTTTCGTCGTGTTTtctggtcttcttctttcttgcctGGTCTGGCCTTGCTCCGGATCCCTTGGCCGTCCTGA
- a CDS encoding uncharacterized protein (EggNog:ENOG41), translating into MLVTRPSDSEHSHWSFGKYFPPSGKVPTSSRMSDPYDASTSAQPDWQGQYPYLPQPTGSVYTQSSESNHASSGVFQPQPVVGNGTLRLEAQTDRQPALPSDSRHNIYRVGAEDTTYPSRAAEPSERKDEARGMKTASLLLDESLTPGRDATRLPAPSNHINAATAMSKNLGNPSNTFRPDDQSMAVPSDDAEDALLDEDMAEEETDSLLQTTAERVAARRKMKRFRLTHQQTRFLTSEFAKQPHPDAAHRERLSREIPGLSPRQVQVWFQNRRAKIKRLNADDRDRMIKMRAVPDDFDNVQALHSPYGAVHGMPLPLAQPVDFSHAQYSNGSIMRPLMVDVRRGQDAPEHMSPTGLTPSFGSIGFHAPNAVNSSGVMSPISPHTTDRYPPHGSAGPHGSLEAHRHAIRPLQGFHGRESTRPRSESLQSYYMYSGPNAHSSAADRPHLVYQSNQVNHTSSNAGSVDRSPYTTQGNNNAQPSPTALSYPNYQQTPENGSRLRAASASLPLNTTDQYRPIHSPQPNGHRLTGPSSQYGASATYQASYGAAPLTAPLTPSLAGPLSRASGGQPNARSYQDHTGTTEFSQTVPSGVNGQDTRTEARSMYTSGAADYADHQHRGYAAHRGEASPLDRPRPPSHHNTR; encoded by the exons ATGCTCGTCACTAGACCTTCAGACTCTGAACATAGCCACTGGTCCTTTGGCAAATACTTCCCTCCCTCTGGCAAAGTACCAACCAGTTCACGCATGTCAGACCCGTACGACGCCTCGACTTCAGCTCAGCCAGACTGGCAAGGGCAGTATCCCTATCTGCCGCAACCCACCGGGTCGGTCTATACTCAATCTTCAGAATCGAACCATGCCAGCTCGGGAGTAttccagccacagcccgTGGTAGGGAACGGGACTCTTCGGCTGGAAGCCCAGACTGATAGACAACCGGCGCTGCCATCTGATTCACGCCATAACATTTATCGTGTAGGAGCAGAGGACACCACTTATCCTTCCCGAGCGGCAGAACCATCAGAGAGAAAGGATGAAGCGAGAGGCATGAAGACGGCTTCGCTTCTGCTAGACGAATCGCTCACGCCTGGTAGAGATGCTACTAGACTCCCCGCGCCTTCGAACCATATCAATGCAGCAACGGCCATGTCCAAAAATTTAGGCAACCCTTCAAATACGTTTAGACCAGATGATCAATCCATGGCAGTGCCGAGTGACGATGCGGAGGATGCTTTGCTTGATGAGGACATGGCGGAGGAAGAAACAGATTCGCTACTGCAAACTACAGCAGAACGAGTGGCGGCCCGCCGGAAGATGAAGCGCTTTAG ACTTACCCATCAACAAACGAGATTCCTAACGAGCGAGTTCGCAAAGCAGCCTCATCCTGATGCTGCGCATCGGGAGCGACTGTCTAGAGAAATACCCGGATTGAGCCCTAGACAGGTGCAAGTGTGGTTTCAAAACAG ACGTGCGAAGATTAAAAGGCTCAATGCCGATGATCGTGACCGAATGATTAAAATGAGGGCTGTTCCGGATGATTTTGATAACGTGCAGGCTTTGCACTCACCATACGGCGCGGTTCATGGAATGCCTCTGCCATTAGCGCAACCAGTTGATTTTTCGCACGCTCAGTATTCGAATGGATCGATAATGAGGCCTCTAATGGTGGATGTTCGGCGTGGTCAAGATGCACCAGAGCATATGTCACCAACCGGACTAACCCCATCGTTTGGCAGTATCGGATTTCATGCTCCGAATGCAGTGAATTCGTCTGGAGTAATGTCACCAATATCACCACACACGACTGACCGCTACCCTCCACACGGAAGTGCCGGGCCTCACGGATCTCTGGAAGCGCATCGTCATGCAATTAGGCCACTTCAAGGCTTTCACGGTCGAGAGTCAACGAGACCAAGGTCTGAATCGTTACAATCGTATTATATGTATTCAGGTCCGAATGCACACTCCAGTGCAGCTGATAGACCTCACTTGGTCTATCAGTCAAATCAAGTAAACCATACATCTAGCAACGCGGGGAGTGTTGATCGGAGTCCTTACACGA CTCAAGGCAATAACAACGCACAACCATCGCCGACGGCATTAAGCTATCCGAACTATCAACAGACTCCAGAGAATGGGTCTCGACTTCGAGCCGCctcagcttctttgccactAAACACGACAGACCAATATCGACCGATTCACTCTCCTCAGCCAAATGGCCATCGATTAACCGGACCTTCATCGCAATATGGAGCCTCTGCAACATATCAGGCCAGCTACGGAGCTGCGCCTTTAACAGCTCCACTGACGCCTTCTCTGGCAGGTCCACTGTCACGAGCGTCGGGTGGCCAACCAAACGCAAGAAGCTATCAAGATCATACAGGAACAACTGAATTCTCTCAAACTGTGCCGAGCGGCGTGAATGGCCAAGATACTCGAACTGAAGCAAGAAGCATGTATACCAGTGGAGCAGCTGATTATGCAGATCACCAGCATCGAGGGTATGCAGCCCACAGAGGGGAAGCCTCACCCTTGGATAGGCCGAGACCTCCTTCACATCATAACACAAGATGA
- a CDS encoding uncharacterized protein (EggNog:ENOG41): protein MNTHEEIRKACQALGNTRSPKRTLRFKGTNPLELSASPSVLADGFSADSRYPQPLQPSPASPCNRPPCQPAESTIDDRRDSILCVPSALSHPPRAAANFLERSTVSRPLPITAAKNPEGAGCSSSFANTGPVSVRRHRRQPSPEREGSEPRHSVTTTSRPLAWRDTPLRFSREETLFMMSFHPQTPQSPSQFSPATSSDPSLGSSGSVAAAGTGTTTLPTPAHSVNGSSQLDSMMLDDSPHKRKRPLEDVGDDRELKKAHVDDYKLAIEDLHRDVGHKYLLLQSPHPESFPRTSEDLYEMYDLVDLATEVAREKPNGEKNALRKTYKGHIKRLGVTGHFDVAKKNDDAPSDFLSMLQVPDHEWNVHQVKGRSLMDGLSDVTKSTLGRALTLAKGQVPKSLWDSSVLGDIGPSNGDSSKAPSAKPTAPNTPLISMSGAAAMSRPKSQLLPGQNPARPQRSIKKRSYGDSSYEGYGEGFPDDDTGLETGYSTGEGEGGQKRRKKSSGNTPPYPSAMRQSSYGPGMVGV, encoded by the exons ATGAACACACACGAAGAGATCCGTAAAGCCT GCCAGGCCCTCGGCAACACGCGCTCCCCCAAACGGACCCTCCGCTTCAAGGGAACCAACCCGCTGGAGCTTAGCGCCAGCCCTTCTGTGCTCGCCGACGGCTTCAGTGCTGACAGCCGCTA CCCTCAACCGCTTCAACCATCGCCAGCGTCGCCCTGCAATCGCCCTCCCTGCCAGCCCGCCGAATCGACGATTGACGACCGCCGCGACTCGATTTTGTGCGTGCCATCCGCTCTCTCGCATCCGCCTCGCGCCGCGGCGAATTTCCTCGAGCGATCCACCGTCTCTCGCCCCCTACCGATTACGGCAGCGAAAAACCCTGAAGGCGCcggctgctcctcttctttcgccAACACGGGACCTGTTTCTGTGCGCAGGCATCGCCGTCAACCATCGCCAGAGCGCGAGGGATCTGAGCCTAGGCATTCTGTCACGA CGACATCTCGGCCGCTGGCCTGGCGCGACACGCCACTTCGGTTTTCTCGCGAGGAGACTTTGTTCATGATGTCGTTCCATCCCCAGACTCCCCAAAGCCCCTCGCAATTCTCGCCCGCCACCTCCTCGGATCCCTCTCTCGGCTCATCCGGCTCTGTGGCCGCTGCAGGAACAGGAacgacgactttgccgaCTCCCGCACACAGCGTCAACGGCTCCTCCCAGCTGGACTCCATGATGCTCGACGATTCGCCGCACAAGCGAAAGCGGCCTCTCGAAGATGTAGGCGACGACCGCGAGCTGAAAAAGGCTCACGTGGACGACTACAAGCTCGCCATTGAAGACCTGCACCGAGATGTCGGCCATAAAtatctccttcttcaatcTC CGCATCCCGAGTCTTTTCCTAGGACATCGGAAGATCTTTATGAGATGTACGACTTGGTCGATCTGGCCACCGAAGTCGCCAGAGAAAAGCCAAACGGCGAGAAGAACGCGCTTCGCAAGACGTATAAGGGGCACATCAAGCGACTGGGCGTCACTGGACACTTTGATGTTGCAAAGAAGAACGACGACGCACCCTCAGACTTTTTATCCATGCTGCAGGTTCCCGACCATGAATGGAACGTCCATCAAGTCAAGGGTCGATCTCTCATGGATGGCTTATCAGATGTAACCAAATCAACCTTGGGTCGCGCGCTGACTTTGGCTAAGGGCCAGGTGCCGAAGTCTCTTTGGGACTCCTCAGTGTTGGGGGATATTGGCCCATCTAATGGTGATAGTTCCAAGGCACCGTCCGCGAAACCTACGGCGCCAAACACGCCCCTGATATCCATGTCTGGGGCGGCCGCCATGAGCAGGCCCAAGTCTCAATTGTTACCCGGCCAAAATCCCGCACGACCTCAGCGGAGCATCAAGAAGCGGTCATACGGCGATAGCAGCTATGAAGGATATGGCGAAGGCTTCCCCGACGACGACACTGGCCTAGAAACAGGCTACTCTACGGGGGAAGGTGAAGGAGGCCAGAAGCGCCGCAAGAAG AGCTCAGGCAATACGCCACCCTACCCGAGCGCTATGCGCCAATCAAGCTATGGCCCTGGAATGGTTGGAGTATGA
- a CDS encoding uncharacterized protein (EggNog:ENOG41~TransMembrane:1 (o525-544i)), with the protein MDRMGMFQMPPLVAPQLTNQPPQIFGSYLAEGLPQLTPDMAAQLFPDSSMLLDDSLDAKRRRIARACDQCRRKKIKCDGKLPSCTHCTNYKTECVFTQIEKKRTPPKGAKYIEALENRLGRMEKLLRLAGILENEDDDLAELEKRLTEKAQQGGAAHSSGPSSPLHLASESEATASPRSSVTSPGLQKDKDKRQEDKSKLGATPASTQGEEEVEALSEMMCSLVTNQSGETRYIGSSSGFSIFSPKGVQWINHKTGDNSFQNMISEVSEDDHKWTNWKPEIFGDLFKRPVFRPLPSKPEAMSLLKDFFENFNCMFPLFHQPTFMHLVERQYSDDPYQGSGWWASLNCALAIAHRLRVMSNLVPQEEDEKAWGYLKNAMGVFSELAMRNTDLLSVQALLGMALFMQGTPNPQPAFLLISVSIRLAHSIGLHKKGTGFNLNPIEIEQRKRVFWIAYMLDKDLCLRAGRPPAQDDDDMNVELPDADPEDNIGNIPLADGKGKMNLFRVMCEFAVIESNVYRRLYSAKAAKQSDGELLATIGELDQQLEEWKDRIPIDFRPEHEIRASHTPLILHIVMVHFTYYNCLTTIHRMSVHHGFWTSRLANYAISGQNVRPLNPRIFSSAMLTTAAARASISLLKYVPQGDFSCVWLVLYFPVSALVTLFGNILQNPLDARAKSDVKLMNLVVTFLSMLGQEAEQGGVHRMLGVCSEFCRIAQSVIEKADREQSARRKRKAADTPGSTEGRNQSLPPGATAAASAAKTSTPASSAQDTPKSSSTTAATTPQAAVHDTLSPEFVAARASFQNAVNKTPSGLSPLADSMQWGPDVQMGQDMDFDTFGDLAGLNSDIQSPPLPGGGTFQQPLLPQDLYSMTMGLDWNWVEMSGGAYPTVENGNFGNLENTGVIDPRRQM; encoded by the exons ATGGATCGCATGGGAATGTTCCAGATGCCGCCGCTGGTGGCGCCGCAGCTTACAAACCAGCCGCCCCAGATCTTTGGCTCGTATCTGGCCGAGGGCCTGCCGCAGCTGACACCGGACATGGCGGCCCAGTTGTTCCCGGATTCTAGCATGTTGCTGGACGACAGTCTTGATgccaagaggaggagaattgCTAGG GCATGTGACCAGTGTAGAAGGAAGAAGATCAAGTGTGACGGCAAGCTTCCGTCATGCACACACTGCACCAACTACAAGACTGAATGCGTCTTTACCCagattgaaaagaagaggacgcCGCCAAAAGG TGCCAAATACATTGAGGCGTTGGAGAACCGCTTAGGTCGTATGGAAAAGCTCCTTCGATTGGCCG GTATTCTcgagaatgaagatgatgatcttGCCGAACTCGAAAAGAGACTTACCGAGAAGGCACAGCAGGGAGGTGCTGCTCACAGCTCAGGGCCTTCCTCACCTTTGCATCTTGCGTCAGAAAGTGAGGCCACAGCATCTCCCAGAAGCTCCGTGACATCGCCAGGTCTacagaaagacaaagacaagagacagGAGGATAAAAGCAAATTAGGCGCCACGCCAGCAAGCACtcaaggagaggaagaagtcgAGGCTTTATCTGAGATGATGTGCTCTTTGGTGACTAATCAATCTGGCGAGACGAGATATATCG GCTCTTCATCCGgattctccatcttctcgccaaAGGGCGTCCAGTGGATCAATCATAAGACCGGCGACAACTCATTCCAGAATATGATTTCTGAAGTCTCGGAAGATGACCACAAATGGACTAATTGGAAGCCTGAGATATTCGGGGATCTTTTCAAGCGACCCGTCTTCCGACCTCTACCATCCAAGCCCGAAGCAATGTCTCTGCTCAAAGATTTCTTCGAAAATTTCAACTGCATGTTCCCACTCTTCCATCAGCCAACTTTCATGCACTTAGTCGAGCGTCAATATTCTGATGACCCCTACCAGGGGTCCGGCTGGTGGGCAAGTCTCAACTGTGCTTTGGCCATCGCTCATCGCCTGCGTGTCATGAGTAACCTAGTTCCacaagaggaggatgaaaaGGCATGGGGTTATTTGAAAAACGCCATGGGCGTCTTTTCCGAGCTTGCCATGCGCAACACAGACTTGCTGAGTGTCCAGGCTCTACTGGGGATGGCGCTCTTCATGCAGGGAACTCCCAACCCTCAGCCAGCCTTCCTCTTGATTTCCGTCTCCATTCGACTTGCGCATAGCATTGGCCTCCACAAGAAAGGAACGGGATTCAACCTCAATCCGATTGAAATTGAGCAGCGCAAGAGAGTCTTCTGGATTGCCTACATGCTAGATAAAGACCTCTGTCTTAGAGCAGGTCGCCCTCCTGCCcaggatgacgatgatatGAACGTTGAGCTCCCCGACGCCGATCCGGAAGATAACATTGGCAATATCCCTTTGGCTGATGGAAAGGGCAAAATGAACTTGTTTCGAGTCATGTGCGAGTTTGCCGTCATTGAAAGCAATGTGTACAGGAGACTGTATTCAGCCAAGGCAGCAAAGCAGTCCGACGGCGAGCTTCTCGCTACGATTGGAGAACTGGACCAGCAACTGGAGGAGTGGAAGGACAGGATTCCCATTGACTTTCGCCCTGAGCATGAAATCAGGGCCTCACACACACCGCTCATTCTCCATATCGTCATGGTGCATTTTACCTACTATAATTGTCTGACCACGATCCATCGTATGTCAGTACACCATGGCTTTTGGACCAGCCGGCTGGCCAACTATGCCATCTCAGGCCAGAATGTGCGACCGTTGAATCCGAGAATATTCTCGTCTGCTATGCTtacgacagcagcagcgcgagcatccatctctttgCTCAAATATGTCCCTCAAGGCGATTTCTCATGTGTCTG GCTGGTTCTTTACTTTCCAGTTTCAGCACTGGTTACCCTTTTTGGAAATATCCTGCAGAATCCTCTCGATGCGCGCGCGAAATCAGATGTTAAACTAATGAATCTGGTCGTCACGTTCCTCTCCATGCTTGGCCAAGAGGCGGAGCAGGGAGGAGTGCACAGAATGTTGGGCGTGTGCTCTGAATTCTGCCGTATCGCACAAAGTGTCATTGAAAAGGCCGACAGGGAGCAATCTGCGCGCCGAAAACGAAAGGCAGCAGATACTCCAGGAAGCACTGAAGGTCGCAATCAATCTTTGCCGCCTGGTGCCACGGCAGCTGCATCCGCGGCCAAAACTTCGACACCAGCATCTTCCGCACAGGATACGCCAAAATCAAGCTCCACGACGGCAGCAACAACGCCCCAGGCGGCTGTCCATGACACCCTGTCGCCTGAATTCGTCGCGGCGCGCGCATCGTTCCAGAATGCAGTGAATAAGACGCCGTCAGGGCTATCACCATTGGCTGACTCGATGCAATGGGGCCCAGATGTCCAGATGGGCCAGGATATGGACTTTGACACGTTTGGTGACTTGGCCGGATTGAATAGTGACATTCAATCGCCGCCACTGCCTGGTGGTGGTACGttccagcagcctctgctcccGCAGGATCTCTACTCCATGACCATGGGCCTGGACTGGAACTGGGTTGAAATGAGTGGAGGGGCGTATCCCACGGTAGAGAATGGCAACTTTGGCAACCTCGAGAATACTGGGGTAATTGATCCAAGACGGCAGATGTAA
- a CDS encoding uncharacterized protein (EggNog:ENOG41~TransMembrane:1 (o646-665i)), with the protein MEKLLRLAGILENEDDDLAELEKRLTEKAQQGGAAHSSGPSSPLHLASESEATASPRSSVTSPGLQKDKDKRQEDKSKLGATPASTQGEEEVEALSEMMCSLVTNQSGETRYIGSSSGFSIFSPKGVQWINHKTGDNSFQNMISEVSEDDHKWTNWKPEIFGDLFKRPVFRPLPSKPEAMSLLKDFFENFNCMFPLFHQPTFMHLVERQYSDDPYQGSGWWASLNCALAIAHRLRVMSNLVPQEEDEKAWGYLKNAMGVFSELAMRNTDLLSVQALLGMALFMQGTPNPQPAFLLISVSIRLAHSIGLHKKGTGFNLNPIEIEQRKRVFWIAYMLDKDLCLRAGRPPAQDDDDMNVELPDADPEDNIGNIPLADGKGKMNLFRVMCEFAVIESNVYRRLYSAKAAKQSDGELLATIGELDQQLEEWKDRIPIDFRPEHEIRASHTPLILHIVMVHFTYYNCLTTIHRMSVHHGFWTSRLANYAISGQNVRPLNPRIFSSAMLTTAAARASISLLKYVPQGDFSCVWLVLYFPVSALVTLFGNILQNPLDARAKSDVKLMNLVVTFLSMLGQEAEQGGVHRMLGVCSEFCRIAQSVIEKADREQSARRKRKAADTPGSTEGRNQSLPPGATAAASAAKTSTPASSAQDTPKSSSTTAATTPQAAVHDTLSPEFVAARASFQNAVNKTPSGLSPLADSMQWGPDVQMGQDMDFDTFGDLAGLNSDIQSPPLPGGGTFQQPLLPQDLYSMTMGLDWNWVEMSGGAYPTVENGNFGNLENTGVIDPRRQM; encoded by the exons ATGGAAAAGCTCCTTCGATTGGCCG GTATTCTcgagaatgaagatgatgatcttGCCGAACTCGAAAAGAGACTTACCGAGAAGGCACAGCAGGGAGGTGCTGCTCACAGCTCAGGGCCTTCCTCACCTTTGCATCTTGCGTCAGAAAGTGAGGCCACAGCATCTCCCAGAAGCTCCGTGACATCGCCAGGTCTacagaaagacaaagacaagagacagGAGGATAAAAGCAAATTAGGCGCCACGCCAGCAAGCACtcaaggagaggaagaagtcgAGGCTTTATCTGAGATGATGTGCTCTTTGGTGACTAATCAATCTGGCGAGACGAGATATATCG GCTCTTCATCCGgattctccatcttctcgccaaAGGGCGTCCAGTGGATCAATCATAAGACCGGCGACAACTCATTCCAGAATATGATTTCTGAAGTCTCGGAAGATGACCACAAATGGACTAATTGGAAGCCTGAGATATTCGGGGATCTTTTCAAGCGACCCGTCTTCCGACCTCTACCATCCAAGCCCGAAGCAATGTCTCTGCTCAAAGATTTCTTCGAAAATTTCAACTGCATGTTCCCACTCTTCCATCAGCCAACTTTCATGCACTTAGTCGAGCGTCAATATTCTGATGACCCCTACCAGGGGTCCGGCTGGTGGGCAAGTCTCAACTGTGCTTTGGCCATCGCTCATCGCCTGCGTGTCATGAGTAACCTAGTTCCacaagaggaggatgaaaaGGCATGGGGTTATTTGAAAAACGCCATGGGCGTCTTTTCCGAGCTTGCCATGCGCAACACAGACTTGCTGAGTGTCCAGGCTCTACTGGGGATGGCGCTCTTCATGCAGGGAACTCCCAACCCTCAGCCAGCCTTCCTCTTGATTTCCGTCTCCATTCGACTTGCGCATAGCATTGGCCTCCACAAGAAAGGAACGGGATTCAACCTCAATCCGATTGAAATTGAGCAGCGCAAGAGAGTCTTCTGGATTGCCTACATGCTAGATAAAGACCTCTGTCTTAGAGCAGGTCGCCCTCCTGCCcaggatgacgatgatatGAACGTTGAGCTCCCCGACGCCGATCCGGAAGATAACATTGGCAATATCCCTTTGGCTGATGGAAAGGGCAAAATGAACTTGTTTCGAGTCATGTGCGAGTTTGCCGTCATTGAAAGCAATGTGTACAGGAGACTGTATTCAGCCAAGGCAGCAAAGCAGTCCGACGGCGAGCTTCTCGCTACGATTGGAGAACTGGACCAGCAACTGGAGGAGTGGAAGGACAGGATTCCCATTGACTTTCGCCCTGAGCATGAAATCAGGGCCTCACACACACCGCTCATTCTCCATATCGTCATGGTGCATTTTACCTACTATAATTGTCTGACCACGATCCATCGTATGTCAGTACACCATGGCTTTTGGACCAGCCGGCTGGCCAACTATGCCATCTCAGGCCAGAATGTGCGACCGTTGAATCCGAGAATATTCTCGTCTGCTATGCTtacgacagcagcagcgcgagcatccatctctttgCTCAAATATGTCCCTCAAGGCGATTTCTCATGTGTCTG GCTGGTTCTTTACTTTCCAGTTTCAGCACTGGTTACCCTTTTTGGAAATATCCTGCAGAATCCTCTCGATGCGCGCGCGAAATCAGATGTTAAACTAATGAATCTGGTCGTCACGTTCCTCTCCATGCTTGGCCAAGAGGCGGAGCAGGGAGGAGTGCACAGAATGTTGGGCGTGTGCTCTGAATTCTGCCGTATCGCACAAAGTGTCATTGAAAAGGCCGACAGGGAGCAATCTGCGCGCCGAAAACGAAAGGCAGCAGATACTCCAGGAAGCACTGAAGGTCGCAATCAATCTTTGCCGCCTGGTGCCACGGCAGCTGCATCCGCGGCCAAAACTTCGACACCAGCATCTTCCGCACAGGATACGCCAAAATCAAGCTCCACGACGGCAGCAACAACGCCCCAGGCGGCTGTCCATGACACCCTGTCGCCTGAATTCGTCGCGGCGCGCGCATCGTTCCAGAATGCAGTGAATAAGACGCCGTCAGGGCTATCACCATTGGCTGACTCGATGCAATGGGGCCCAGATGTCCAGATGGGCCAGGATATGGACTTTGACACGTTTGGTGACTTGGCCGGATTGAATAGTGACATTCAATCGCCGCCACTGCCTGGTGGTGGTACGttccagcagcctctgctcccGCAGGATCTCTACTCCATGACCATGGGCCTGGACTGGAACTGGGTTGAAATGAGTGGAGGGGCGTATCCCACGGTAGAGAATGGCAACTTTGGCAACCTCGAGAATACTGGGGTAATTGATCCAAGACGGCAGATGTAA